A region of Roseobacter litoralis Och 149 DNA encodes the following proteins:
- a CDS encoding RlmE family RNA methyltransferase, whose translation MVKKPGSQNTSGRGQRDLKVKVKTARGRKLSSTRWLQRQLNDPYVKRARSEGYRGRAAYKILELDDRFRFLVPGARVVDLGCAPGGWCQVAVKRVNALGERTSKAQGSVLGVDLQEMEPIAGADLYQLDFMADDADQQVRAWMGGKADVVMSDMAASSSGHKQTDHLRIIALCEAAAYFAFDVLEEGGTFVAKVLAGGAEGELQKLLKQRFTKVSNIKPPASRQDSSEKFVVATGFRAEI comes from the coding sequence ATGGTGAAAAAACCGGGCAGTCAAAATACATCCGGGCGTGGGCAGCGCGACCTGAAAGTTAAGGTCAAAACCGCGCGTGGGCGCAAGCTCAGCTCAACACGCTGGCTTCAACGACAATTGAACGATCCTTACGTCAAACGCGCGCGCAGTGAGGGGTATCGCGGTCGGGCGGCCTATAAGATTCTGGAACTGGACGATAGGTTCCGCTTTCTGGTGCCCGGCGCGCGTGTGGTTGATCTGGGTTGTGCGCCCGGTGGCTGGTGTCAGGTTGCCGTTAAACGCGTGAATGCGCTGGGGGAGCGGACAAGCAAGGCGCAGGGCAGTGTTCTGGGTGTCGATTTGCAGGAGATGGAGCCGATCGCGGGCGCCGACCTTTACCAGTTGGATTTCATGGCTGATGACGCGGATCAGCAAGTGCGGGCGTGGATGGGCGGCAAGGCCGATGTGGTGATGTCTGATATGGCTGCCTCAAGCTCCGGGCATAAGCAAACGGATCATTTGCGCATTATTGCCCTGTGTGAAGCTGCGGCTTATTTTGCATTTGATGTTTTGGAAGAGGGCGGCACCTTTGTGGCAAAAGTGCTTGCTGGTGGCGCAGAGGGCGAGCTGCAAAAGCTGTTGAAACAACGATTTACAAAAGTTTCGAATATAAAACCGCCCGCCTCGCGGCAGGACAGTTCAGAGAAATTTGTTGTCGCAACCGGATTTCGCGCCGAAATCTGA
- a CDS encoding response regulator has product MTLEILAVDDSRTMRDMIRLALVPAGFTVHTADDGIHGIEVLEGLEPDAIITDINMPRMDGFGFIDAVREQDKHRATPILVLTTEAAPELKARARGAGATGWIVKPFDPNKLVKALQMVAG; this is encoded by the coding sequence ATGACACTCGAAATTCTCGCGGTAGATGACAGCCGCACGATGCGTGATATGATCCGCTTGGCCCTCGTACCCGCGGGCTTTACAGTCCATACCGCTGACGACGGCATTCACGGCATTGAAGTGCTTGAGGGGCTTGAGCCTGATGCCATTATTACAGACATCAACATGCCTCGCATGGATGGTTTTGGGTTCATCGACGCCGTCCGCGAACAAGACAAACATCGTGCCACGCCAATCCTTGTGCTTACAACCGAAGCCGCACCCGAGTTGAAGGCGCGCGCACGGGGTGCTGGCGCCACTGGGTGGATCGTCAAGCCGTTTGATCCCAACAAACTCGTCAAAGCGCTCCAAATGGTCGCTGGGTAA
- a CDS encoding methyltetrahydrofolate cobalamin methyltransferase, whose amino-acid sequence MTKTIVESKTKTAIIGFDQPFCVIGERINPTGRKKLALELEAGDFSTVEADAIAQVAAGATVLDINSGAVFSNKMAEDARYADNNFVEPPLMRELILRVQAIVDAPLCIDSSVPGALESGLEAAEGRPLLNSVTGEEERLEVVLPLVKKYNVPVVAISNDDTGISEDPDVRFAVAKKIVERAADFGIPAHDIVVDPLVMPIGAMATAGHQVFTLVRRLREELGVNTTCGASNISFGLPNRHGINNAFLPMAMGAGMTSAIMNPVALPVPAAKIEAKRLELAAAGVVFPDDMELEVFCQLTGLGSTQPRPGKEMEAIRAANFLTNNDPHGGAWIEFNKEAPKPGQEGRGRAGRTGGRRRRA is encoded by the coding sequence ATGACAAAGACAATCGTCGAATCAAAAACCAAGACTGCGATCATCGGGTTTGATCAGCCCTTTTGCGTGATTGGGGAACGCATTAACCCGACAGGGCGCAAAAAACTGGCGCTTGAACTGGAAGCGGGCGACTTCTCCACCGTCGAGGCGGATGCAATTGCGCAGGTCGCTGCGGGGGCAACCGTGCTGGACATTAATTCGGGCGCTGTGTTTTCGAATAAAATGGCCGAAGACGCGCGCTATGCAGATAACAACTTCGTCGAACCTCCTTTGATGCGCGAGTTGATATTGCGGGTGCAGGCCATTGTTGACGCGCCTCTGTGTATCGACAGCTCGGTGCCTGGCGCGCTGGAATCGGGCCTTGAGGCCGCTGAAGGTCGCCCTTTGCTGAACTCCGTCACGGGGGAAGAAGAACGGCTGGAAGTCGTTTTGCCATTGGTCAAGAAATACAACGTCCCCGTAGTGGCCATTTCAAACGATGATACAGGGATATCGGAAGATCCGGATGTGCGCTTTGCAGTTGCAAAGAAGATTGTAGAGCGTGCCGCTGATTTCGGCATCCCGGCGCATGACATCGTTGTTGACCCGCTCGTGATGCCAATCGGTGCGATGGCAACAGCTGGCCATCAGGTTTTCACGCTTGTGCGGCGTTTGCGCGAAGAATTAGGCGTTAACACAACGTGCGGCGCCTCCAACATAAGCTTTGGCCTGCCCAATCGCCATGGCATCAACAATGCGTTTTTGCCAATGGCCATGGGGGCAGGCATGACGTCCGCGATTATGAACCCGGTGGCCCTGCCCGTTCCGGCGGCTAAAATCGAAGCCAAAAGACTGGAGCTCGCCGCGGCAGGCGTGGTGTTTCCTGACGACATGGAACTGGAGGTCTTTTGCCAGTTGACGGGTTTGGGATCGACCCAACCGCGCCCCGGAAAAGAGATGGAAGCCATTCGCGCTGCCAATTTCCTGACCAACAACGACCCGCATGGTGGCGCGTGGATCGAGTTCAACAAGGAAGCCCCCAAGCCCGGTCAGGAAGGGCGCGGACGTGCAGGTCGCACCGGTGGTCGCCGTCGTCGCGCCTGA
- a CDS encoding alternative oxidase — protein MFDKSTAKDPDALIHHTPPKDVRDRFALRLVKFMRVFADKFFAKRYGHRAVVLETVAAVPGMVGGMLQHLKALRRLRDDEGWVRELLDEAENERMHLMTFIKVAEPSRLERYLIIAGQGVFFNLYFVLYLFAPRTAHRVVAYLEEEAVISYTQYLEEVDAGRVQNIAAPQIAIDYWKLPPDARLREVIIAVRADEAGHRDRNHEMANELASSA, from the coding sequence ATGTTCGACAAATCAACGGCCAAAGACCCAGACGCCTTGATCCACCATACACCACCCAAAGACGTCCGCGATCGCTTTGCATTGCGGCTGGTCAAATTCATGCGCGTCTTTGCAGACAAGTTCTTTGCAAAGCGTTACGGGCACCGCGCCGTTGTGCTGGAAACAGTCGCGGCGGTTCCGGGCATGGTCGGTGGCATGTTGCAGCATCTTAAAGCCCTGCGCAGGTTGCGCGATGACGAAGGATGGGTGCGCGAACTTCTTGATGAAGCCGAGAACGAACGGATGCATTTGATGACATTCATCAAAGTAGCCGAACCCAGTCGGCTGGAACGCTACCTTATCATCGCAGGGCAAGGCGTGTTCTTTAATCTGTATTTTGTGCTCTACCTGTTTGCGCCGCGCACCGCGCATCGCGTCGTCGCCTATCTGGAGGAAGAAGCCGTCATCAGCTACACGCAGTATCTGGAAGAAGTTGATGCGGGCCGTGTTCAGAACATAGCGGCACCGCAAATCGCCATCGATTATTGGAAGTTACCGCCGGACGCTCGGCTCCGTGAGGTCATCATTGCCGTACGCGCTGACGAAGCCGGCCACAGGGATCGCAATCACGAAATGGCAAACGAGCTGGCGTCCTCCGCCTAG
- a CDS encoding cyclic nucleotide-binding domain-containing protein, whose translation MGVRSIEKTLFKFIWRHSKRDQFILLAVTLTLFPFLYLTLELPKRIINDAIGSQMAVISVAGFEFTQVQFLWLLCMAFLLSVLVHGLLKMRINTMKGVLSERMLRRLRYGLIERMLRFPKPYFRRTSQGELVAMITGETEPMGGMMGDALAQPVLQAGQMLTILMFLFLQSVWFGLAAIALIPLQAWLIPKLQRQINIMNKARIKEVRALAALIGETANGVGDLRQNGGWRYRLALVTQRLGIVYAIRFRIYQKKFFMKFINNFITQLTPFFFFAVGGYLVIQGAVSLGALVAALAAYKDLSSPWKELLAYYNQAQDMSLRWETVVDKLSPTGVIDETLIHDQSPTDVRLNGDLAMKDVNVMDADGNMVLEGITLNAPPGALVAIEAQSEEDRQALADVLTREVMPLSGTIHINGHALRSLHQTTLAHRIGHATSHPALFRGSFGDNVMMSMFQALPQKPTEDQQHTITEALASGNSPDLADTDWIDPDRAGEADKEALRRWWLTLIDAIGSDGPIYRKSLDQIVTGEVSTDLQQKLVECRPIVWAALKEAALEKYVHRFDPQAYNPALPVTSNLIFATLRQAMTQDQLAQQTEFFALLRRLNLESSLLSLAKDVIELLAQIFGQDGTEHPLFRKLGLEPAFFEKSLQVIASAKDKPLERLSEADKAVLMTIPAQITAEQIGPAFTETMKQQIVTQRVQNREKLMDSLGDIYAPLDPSRVAEGVSVLENALFGKLSDSAGARADDVRRRVSEVLEEEGLKSQVIDLIYDVPLELNGSNLPAVFAEALAVMRATIKRPDILIMEQTLTSYDMDLRVTAHKNIRKLLPDATMIYISDRFEDVERFDVHLEIVQGRMQAAEPIENTPEDSVARADLQRKLRALEATDLFSGLNRRQLRLLAFGAKWFEAEAGDTIFSKGDDPTDGAYMILSGEANLLKPSDEGHETLIATVEPGKLVGELGLIRNEPRALTMRAKSDVMALRIGAEEFLAVVENDAATAFKLLQVVAGYAGN comes from the coding sequence ATGGGGGTGCGTTCTATCGAAAAGACATTGTTCAAGTTTATTTGGCGCCACTCAAAGCGCGACCAGTTCATTCTTTTGGCAGTGACATTAACACTGTTCCCGTTCTTGTATTTGACCCTCGAGTTACCCAAGCGGATCATCAACGATGCAATTGGCTCTCAGATGGCAGTCATTTCGGTTGCGGGTTTTGAGTTTACTCAGGTCCAGTTCCTTTGGCTCTTATGCATGGCTTTCCTGCTGTCGGTACTGGTACATGGCCTGCTGAAAATGCGAATCAACACAATGAAGGGTGTGTTGTCTGAACGAATGCTGCGCCGGCTGAGGTATGGTCTGATAGAGCGGATGCTGCGCTTCCCCAAACCGTATTTTCGGCGCACATCGCAAGGCGAGCTCGTCGCAATGATTACCGGTGAGACAGAACCTATGGGTGGGATGATGGGGGATGCATTGGCGCAGCCTGTCTTGCAAGCCGGACAAATGTTGACGATCCTCATGTTTTTATTCTTGCAAAGCGTTTGGTTTGGGTTGGCTGCTATTGCTTTGATCCCGCTGCAGGCCTGGCTGATCCCAAAGTTACAGCGCCAGATCAACATCATGAACAAGGCCCGGATCAAAGAGGTACGCGCGCTTGCGGCTTTGATTGGCGAGACGGCGAATGGTGTCGGCGATTTGCGCCAAAACGGTGGATGGCGTTACCGTCTCGCTCTGGTCACGCAGCGGTTAGGGATCGTCTACGCAATCCGGTTTCGTATCTACCAAAAGAAGTTCTTTATGAAGTTTATCAATAACTTCATCACGCAACTGACGCCGTTTTTCTTTTTTGCAGTGGGGGGGTATCTCGTTATTCAAGGCGCTGTATCGCTTGGTGCTCTGGTTGCAGCCTTGGCGGCTTACAAAGACCTGAGCTCACCCTGGAAAGAGCTTTTGGCCTATTACAATCAGGCGCAGGATATGAGTCTGCGATGGGAAACCGTCGTTGATAAACTCTCGCCCACAGGTGTCATTGATGAGACCCTGATACATGATCAGTCCCCCACTGACGTGCGCTTGAATGGCGATCTGGCCATGAAAGACGTCAATGTGATGGATGCGGATGGTAACATGGTGCTGGAAGGGATCACACTGAATGCGCCACCCGGCGCCTTGGTCGCGATCGAGGCGCAAAGCGAGGAAGACCGGCAAGCCCTCGCCGATGTGCTGACCAGAGAGGTCATGCCCCTCAGCGGTACAATCCATATCAACGGTCATGCGTTGCGCAGTCTACACCAGACAACGCTCGCGCACCGGATTGGTCACGCCACATCGCATCCCGCGCTTTTTCGCGGTTCATTTGGCGATAACGTGATGATGTCGATGTTTCAGGCTTTGCCACAAAAGCCAACGGAAGATCAGCAACATACGATCACAGAAGCATTGGCATCAGGCAACAGCCCGGACCTGGCTGACACAGATTGGATTGATCCTGATCGGGCGGGAGAAGCAGACAAAGAAGCGCTGCGCCGCTGGTGGTTAACACTTATTGATGCAATCGGATCGGACGGGCCCATCTACCGCAAATCCCTGGATCAGATCGTAACAGGTGAAGTGTCAACGGATTTGCAGCAAAAGTTGGTCGAGTGTCGTCCCATAGTCTGGGCCGCTCTGAAAGAGGCGGCGCTGGAAAAATACGTACACCGATTTGATCCTCAAGCCTACAATCCGGCATTGCCCGTGACCAGCAATTTGATTTTTGCCACGCTCAGGCAGGCGATGACACAGGATCAATTGGCGCAACAGACCGAATTTTTCGCACTTCTGCGGCGTCTCAATCTGGAAAGCAGTCTTTTGTCGCTTGCCAAAGACGTCATCGAATTGCTGGCCCAGATTTTTGGCCAAGACGGGACCGAACACCCATTGTTCCGTAAGCTTGGTCTTGAACCTGCGTTTTTTGAGAAGTCTTTACAGGTCATAGCTTCGGCAAAAGACAAGCCGCTGGAGCGTCTGTCGGAAGCAGATAAAGCTGTTTTGATGACCATCCCGGCACAAATAACCGCCGAGCAGATCGGCCCTGCCTTTACCGAAACAATGAAACAGCAAATCGTGACGCAACGCGTTCAAAACCGCGAGAAACTCATGGACTCACTGGGTGACATATATGCGCCCCTTGACCCCTCACGCGTTGCAGAAGGTGTATCCGTTCTTGAGAATGCACTTTTTGGCAAGTTGTCTGACAGTGCAGGCGCGCGGGCGGATGATGTGCGACGGCGCGTGTCGGAAGTGCTGGAGGAAGAGGGGCTGAAATCGCAGGTCATTGATCTGATTTATGATGTTCCACTTGAATTGAACGGATCGAACCTACCTGCCGTATTTGCCGAGGCGCTCGCGGTGATGCGCGCTACGATCAAGCGCCCTGATATACTTATCATGGAGCAGACACTCACCAGTTATGACATGGATCTACGCGTCACAGCGCATAAAAATATCCGAAAACTGTTACCCGATGCCACGATGATCTATATTTCGGACCGTTTCGAGGATGTCGAGAGGTTCGATGTTCATCTTGAAATCGTGCAAGGGCGCATGCAAGCAGCAGAACCCATTGAAAACACCCCAGAAGACTCGGTGGCGCGTGCGGATTTGCAGCGCAAGTTACGAGCGCTTGAGGCCACCGATCTGTTCTCGGGCTTGAACCGTCGTCAACTGCGTTTGCTTGCCTTCGGGGCGAAGTGGTTTGAGGCCGAAGCAGGGGATACGATTTTTTCCAAGGGCGATGATCCAACCGACGGCGCGTATATGATCCTGTCTGGTGAAGCAAACCTGCTGAAACCCTCGGATGAGGGGCATGAGACGCTGATTGCGACGGTCGAGCCGGGCAAGCTGGTCGGGGAATTGGGTCTCATCCGCAACGAACCGCGTGCGCTCACGATGCGAGCAAAATCTGACGTGATGGCGTTGCGTATTGGCGCAGAGGAATTTTTGGCAGTCGTGGAAAACGATGCTGCAACCGCGTTCAAACTCTTGCAGGTGGTTGCGGGATACGCAGGTAATTAG
- a CDS encoding virulence factor encodes MPEVTIVYWRDIPAQVIVGKGRRGSKRPLPERFEQAIDRAAMKVGAGDTDAYLAEWRKAAPVEMPGTPDEIADAEAARLDAEFDRARLKALIDNDGWA; translated from the coding sequence ATGCCCGAAGTCACTATTGTATATTGGCGCGATATCCCCGCTCAGGTGATTGTGGGAAAAGGGCGTCGCGGATCAAAACGACCGTTGCCAGAGCGGTTCGAGCAGGCGATCGACCGTGCGGCCATGAAGGTTGGCGCAGGCGATACGGATGCCTATCTTGCAGAATGGCGCAAGGCAGCGCCTGTGGAAATGCCGGGAACGCCGGATGAGATTGCAGATGCCGAGGCCGCCCGACTAGACGCTGAATTTGACCGCGCGCGCCTCAAGGCGCTGATTGATAACGATGGTTGGGCCTGA
- a CDS encoding Ppx/GppA phosphatase family protein — protein sequence MAPQRHKGAGALKSKTALSPAPVPPRSGELFAALDLGTNSCRMLIAQPEGSGFHVVDSFSKSVQLGAGLEKTGRLSRGSMTRTIQALRVCQQKLKRNKVRYMRLVATEACRRAQNADEFIRRVQRETGLRLDIIKAQEEAQLAVISCAPLVSRSTENLLVVDIGGGSTELVWIDLKDVPKNDRTRSIMHLNAGFAQGLSDVPAARVVDWISVPLGVATLRDQFNDVDDDAARFALMSWFFEENLSDFAPYHNTQPQEKFQIVGTSGTVTTVAASHLGLKRYDRKKVDGLHMTTDQIDRVIRSYLALGPDGRRADPRIGADRHALIMSGAAILQALMRCWPTDRLSVADRGLREGLLYAQMSAQGVLEDGAF from the coding sequence ATGGCGCCACAGCGTCACAAAGGTGCGGGCGCGCTCAAAAGTAAGACGGCTCTGAGCCCCGCGCCAGTTCCGCCCCGATCAGGTGAGCTTTTTGCAGCCCTTGATCTGGGTACAAATAGTTGCCGCATGTTAATCGCGCAGCCAGAAGGCAGCGGGTTTCATGTCGTCGACAGCTTTTCCAAATCGGTGCAACTGGGCGCCGGTCTGGAAAAAACCGGGCGTTTGTCGCGCGGATCCATGACCCGTACCATCCAGGCATTGCGCGTGTGCCAGCAGAAACTGAAGCGCAACAAGGTGCGATACATGCGTCTGGTCGCGACCGAGGCCTGCCGCCGTGCGCAGAACGCGGATGAGTTCATTCGTCGTGTGCAACGCGAAACGGGGCTGCGTCTGGATATCATCAAGGCGCAGGAAGAAGCCCAACTGGCCGTGATCTCCTGCGCGCCGCTGGTCAGTCGCTCCACCGAGAACCTTCTGGTGGTCGATATTGGCGGTGGGTCCACCGAACTGGTCTGGATTGACCTCAAGGATGTCCCCAAGAATGATCGGACACGCTCTATCATGCATCTCAACGCCGGGTTTGCCCAAGGGTTGAGTGATGTGCCCGCGGCGCGTGTTGTCGACTGGATTTCGGTTCCTTTGGGCGTTGCGACGTTGCGGGATCAGTTCAATGACGTGGATGATGATGCGGCGCGCTTTGCGTTGATGAGTTGGTTTTTTGAGGAAAACCTGTCTGACTTTGCACCCTATCATAATACGCAACCGCAGGAAAAATTTCAGATTGTCGGCACCTCTGGCACTGTCACGACGGTTGCGGCAAGCCACTTGGGACTAAAACGGTACGACCGTAAAAAGGTGGATGGTCTGCATATGACGACGGATCAGATTGACCGTGTAATACGCTCATACCTCGCCTTGGGGCCGGATGGGCGGCGTGCGGATCCGCGCATTGGGGCGGACCGTCACGCGCTGATCATGTCGGGTGCTGCGATCTTGCAGGCGCTGATGCGCTGTTGGCCGACGGACCGGTTATCTGTGGCGGATCGCGGCCTGCGCGAAGGGCTGTTGTACGCTCAGATGAGCGCGCAGGGTGTGTTGGAAGACGGAGCGTTCTGA
- the aqpZ gene encoding aquaporin Z, producing the protein MTKRLMAEFFGTFWLVFGGCGSAVLAAGVADVGIGWLGVSLAFGLTVMTMAYTVGHISGGHFNPAVSLGLMIGGRFDAKDLLPYWAAQVAGAVVAAAVLFVVVSGGVGFEGVGGFASNGYAEASPQGYSMMSVLVIEVVLTAFFLIIILGSTSSGAPAGFAPIAIGLGLTLIHLISIPVSNTSVNPARSTGVALFAEGPAVGQLWLFWVAPLIGAAIGAAIWKMMTTDD; encoded by the coding sequence ATGACAAAGAGACTTATGGCCGAATTTTTCGGCACGTTTTGGCTGGTATTCGGAGGTTGCGGCAGCGCTGTTTTGGCCGCTGGCGTTGCTGATGTAGGCATTGGCTGGCTTGGTGTGAGCCTTGCATTTGGCCTGACGGTGATGACGATGGCCTACACGGTGGGCCATATTTCAGGCGGGCATTTCAACCCTGCGGTGTCTCTGGGTCTCATGATTGGCGGCCGGTTTGATGCCAAGGACCTCTTGCCATATTGGGCGGCTCAGGTCGCGGGTGCGGTCGTGGCAGCGGCTGTTCTGTTTGTGGTGGTATCGGGCGGCGTCGGATTTGAGGGCGTTGGCGGATTTGCATCCAATGGCTACGCCGAAGCCTCGCCGCAGGGGTATTCGATGATGTCTGTACTGGTCATCGAGGTGGTGCTGACCGCGTTCTTTCTGATCATCATTCTGGGGTCCACGTCGTCAGGTGCCCCGGCGGGATTTGCGCCCATCGCAATCGGTCTGGGGCTGACGTTGATCCACCTCATTTCGATTCCAGTCTCCAACACTTCGGTCAATCCGGCGCGCTCAACCGGTGTTGCGCTCTTTGCAGAGGGCCCTGCAGTGGGCCAACTCTGGCTCTTTTGGGTTGCCCCCCTGATCGGTGCTGCCATCGGCGCGGCGATCTGGAAGATGATGACCACCGACGATTGA
- a CDS encoding STAS domain-containing protein, which translates to MSEPIVLDTKLDLAAASGLTTTLRDCKDKEIVLDLTEVKHFGALCMQVVISAAATAQSENRKISITNVSDRVLDQMRVMGMTPESMTRGRP; encoded by the coding sequence ATGAGCGAACCAATAGTTTTAGACACCAAATTGGATCTGGCAGCGGCATCCGGTTTGACGACGACCTTGCGAGACTGCAAGGACAAGGAAATCGTTTTGGACCTCACAGAGGTAAAACATTTTGGAGCCTTGTGCATGCAGGTGGTGATATCCGCTGCCGCCACAGCACAATCTGAAAATCGCAAAATTTCGATCACAAACGTTTCCGATCGCGTCCTCGATCAGATGCGCGTGATGGGAATGACACCAGAATCCATGACAAGGGGGCGTCCATGA
- a CDS encoding methylenetetrahydrofolate reductase gives MALLNFKRRDASASPSVNPAVEAFLRDYSIEVMPRTAEKVEDFRSLLPEGTRVYIAHIEGTPIQEMVATAKRLNEDGFAVMPHFPARIIKDRDTLKDWIARYQGEANVSQALLLAGGVDSRHGDFDSSMQLMETGLFDEAGFKRLHVAGHPEGNRDIDADGSMKNVSAALRWKNDFQSRTDAQLAIATQFAFDAKPIIKWADGIAAEGITLPVHIGIAGPAKLQTLIKFAIACGVGPSLKVLQKRAMDVTKLLLPYEPMDVVSQLADHKAANPDFNVTHVHFFPLGGIKTNANWAIENGGSSATPANA, from the coding sequence GTGGCATTGTTGAATTTCAAGCGCAGAGATGCGTCCGCCTCCCCCTCCGTGAACCCAGCGGTTGAGGCCTTTCTGCGCGACTACTCTATAGAGGTGATGCCGCGCACCGCCGAGAAAGTGGAAGATTTCCGCAGTTTGCTGCCCGAGGGCACGCGGGTTTACATCGCCCACATCGAAGGGACACCCATTCAAGAGATGGTGGCAACGGCAAAGCGCCTCAACGAAGACGGTTTTGCGGTGATGCCCCATTTTCCTGCCCGGATCATCAAAGACCGCGACACTCTGAAAGACTGGATCGCAAGGTATCAGGGCGAGGCGAATGTTTCACAGGCGCTGTTGCTGGCAGGTGGCGTAGACTCCCGGCACGGTGATTTTGACAGCTCCATGCAACTGATGGAAACGGGTCTCTTTGATGAAGCCGGCTTCAAACGCCTGCATGTTGCGGGCCACCCCGAAGGCAACAGGGATATTGACGCAGATGGGTCGATGAAAAATGTCAGCGCTGCATTGCGGTGGAAAAACGATTTCCAATCCAGAACAGATGCACAACTGGCCATCGCCACGCAATTTGCCTTTGATGCCAAGCCAATTATCAAATGGGCAGACGGTATTGCTGCCGAAGGGATCACCCTGCCCGTTCACATCGGCATCGCCGGTCCGGCCAAGCTGCAAACGCTGATCAAGTTCGCGATTGCCTGTGGCGTTGGCCCATCGCTCAAGGTGCTGCAGAAACGCGCGATGGATGTCACAAAACTGCTTCTGCCCTACGAACCGATGGACGTCGTTTCGCAATTGGCGGACCACAAGGCAGCCAACCCCGATTTTAACGTCACGCATGTTCATTTCTTCCCACTCGGCGGGATCAAGACAAACGCCAACTGGGCCATCGAAAACGGCGGATCCTCCGCAACACCGGCAAACGCCTGA
- the tig gene encoding trigger factor, translating into MQVTETLNEGLKRGYAIKVTAAELDAKVNEKLAEAQPEVEMKGFRKGKVPMALLKKQFGQKVMGEAMQESIDGAMSDHFTACGDRPAMQPEVKMTNEDWKEGDDIEVSMSYEALPDIPDVDFSTIELEKMTVKADDAAIDEALGNLAETAQNFESRKKGSKAKDGDQIVMDFLGKVDDVAFDGGAAEDYPLVLGSNSFIPGFEEQLVGAKAGDETSVTVTFPENYQAENLAGKEAVFECTVKEVKKPVAAEIDDELAKKFGAEDLAALKGQIAERLEAEYAGAARAIMKRSLLDALDDIVDFDLPPSLVSAEAGQIAHQLWHEENPDVEGHDHPEITPTDEHTKLAERRVRLGLLLADIGQKAEVEVTDAEMSQAIMNQARQYPGQERQFFEFVQQNQQMQQQMRAPIFEDKVVDHVFEGAKVAEKEVSKDDLQKAVEALEEE; encoded by the coding sequence ATGCAGGTCACCGAGACGCTGAACGAAGGTTTGAAACGCGGCTATGCCATCAAAGTAACCGCGGCGGAACTGGATGCCAAAGTCAATGAAAAGCTGGCAGAAGCCCAGCCCGAAGTTGAAATGAAAGGCTTTCGCAAGGGCAAGGTGCCCATGGCGCTGCTGAAAAAGCAGTTCGGTCAGAAGGTCATGGGCGAAGCGATGCAGGAAAGCATTGACGGCGCGATGAGCGACCATTTCACAGCCTGTGGCGATCGCCCGGCGATGCAGCCCGAGGTCAAGATGACCAATGAGGACTGGAAAGAAGGCGACGATATCGAAGTGTCGATGTCGTACGAGGCGCTTCCGGACATTCCTGACGTTGATTTTTCCACGATCGAACTTGAAAAAATGACCGTCAAAGCGGATGACGCAGCGATTGACGAAGCCTTGGGCAATCTGGCGGAAACGGCGCAGAATTTCGAAAGCCGCAAAAAGGGTTCGAAGGCGAAGGACGGCGATCAGATCGTCATGGATTTCTTGGGTAAAGTCGACGATGTGGCGTTTGACGGCGGTGCGGCTGAAGATTATCCTCTTGTGCTAGGATCAAACTCGTTCATCCCGGGGTTTGAAGAGCAGCTGGTTGGCGCCAAGGCGGGGGACGAAACCTCGGTTACAGTTACATTCCCGGAAAACTACCAAGCGGAAAACCTTGCCGGCAAGGAAGCAGTTTTTGAATGCACCGTCAAAGAGGTCAAAAAGCCTGTCGCAGCGGAAATTGATGACGAATTGGCAAAGAAGTTCGGCGCCGAAGATCTCGCGGCCCTCAAAGGTCAGATTGCAGAGCGTCTTGAAGCAGAATATGCGGGTGCGGCACGCGCTATCATGAAACGTTCGTTGCTCGATGCCTTGGATGATATCGTCGACTTTGATTTGCCGCCATCACTGGTCAGTGCCGAAGCGGGTCAAATCGCACACCAACTCTGGCACGAGGAAAACCCGGACGTCGAAGGGCATGACCATCCGGAAATCACGCCGACGGATGAACACACAAAACTGGCTGAACGCCGCGTGCGTCTTGGCCTGCTGCTGGCCGATATTGGTCAGAAGGCAGAGGTCGAGGTAACGGACGCAGAAATGAGTCAGGCGATCATGAATCAGGCGCGTCAATACCCTGGTCAGGAGCGTCAGTTCTTTGAGTTCGTGCAGCAAAACCAGCAGATGCAGCAACAAATGCGGGCGCCGATTTTCGAAGACAAGGTCGTTGACCATGTATTCGAGGGCGCAAAGGTAGCGGAAAAAGAAGTCTCCAAGGACGATCTTCAGAAAGCTGTTGAGGCGCTCGAAGAAGAGTAA